In one Benincasa hispida cultivar B227 unplaced genomic scaffold, ASM972705v1 Contig446, whole genome shotgun sequence genomic region, the following are encoded:
- the LOC120069508 gene encoding G-type lectin S-receptor-like serine/threonine-protein kinase At1g11330 isoform X1 — protein sequence MKVGRNGSFSYLLLLLISLTFLFSTFCFGKDSRQLTARNFIRDHETISSNDSSFKLGFFTPLNATARYVGIWLTKYSQQTIVWVANKDNPLNNTSGSFRISEDGNNLVVMDGNDVILWSSNVSYSSTTNRSARVLDSGNLVLEDDASGEIIWESFKHPSDKFLPSMKFITDTKTNEKDMLTSWNSPIDPSTGNFFGALEVGFIPEFVVWKRSGNIHWRSAPWNGLSFMGIPDMDSSYLSGYNLDIEYNTYTIYVANTTYHGKKYGYVLLSSLGNLEQTSWDDEKQQWMVTWSALQTPCDYYGACGTFGICNGKASPICSCMSGFKPKEEEEWNQGNWSGGCVRKTPLKCQNSNLSEEDGFLMLEMVKVPYFAQWSNSSSSIKDCESKCRQNCSCTAYAYENGLRCMLWNNHLIDIQKFESGGTNLYFRLAHQDVYADEVQDKKRIIITIVVIVLPITLLIFIIAIYFWWRRKSCRKDERSMTSTKEENVFKLIIRNDTIGGKIKLEELPLFDFETLAIATKNFDSSYKLGQGGFGPVYKGRLLDGQEIAIKRLSKASKQGYEEFTNEVIVISKLQHRNLVRLLGCCIEGEEKMLIYEYMPNLSLDAFIFDSAKQKLLDWRKRFNIIDGIARGLLYLHRDSRLRIIHRDLKASNILLDEDLNPKISDFGMARIFCGNELQVNTSRIVGTYGYMSPEYAMQGQFSEKSDIFSFGVLLLEIISGKRNTGFYCNEYALSLLEFAWKLWREDNLISFIDPTLNELCCESKIVRCIQVGLLCVEESINDRPNVGTIISMLNNETEDMPIPKQPSFIGKQLQSNIKVSQSCGNKYSVNNLSLSSFAAR from the exons ATGAAGGTTGGAAGAAATGGTAGCTTCtcatatcttcttcttcttcttatttctcTTACATTTCTTTTTTCAACATTTTGCTTTGGGAAAGATAGCAGGCAGCTGACAGCAAGGAATTTCATCAGAGACCATGAAACTATATCATCCAATGACAGTTCGTTCAAGTTGGGGTTCTTCACACCTCTTAATGCAACGGCCCGGTACGTTGGCATTTGGCTCACAAAATATTCTCAACAAACCATAGTATGGGTAGCCAACAAAGACAATCCTCTCAATAATACTTCAGGGAGTTTTAGAATCTCGGAGGATGGGAACAATCTTGTGGTCATGGATGGAAACGATGTCATCCTTTGGTCTTCAAACGTTTCTTATTCTTCTACGACAAACAGAAGCGCCCGAGTTTTAGATTCGGGGAACCTTGTTTTGGAAGATGATGCTTCTGGGGAGATTATATGGGAGAGTTTCAAACATCCTTCGGATAAATTCTTGCCTTCCATGAAATTTATAACAGACACAAAAACCAACGAGAAAGATATGCTTACCTCATGGAATAGCCCTATAGATCCATCCACTGGAAATTTTTTTGGAGCTCTTGAAGTTGGTTTTATTCCTGAATTTGTTGTTTGGAAGAGAAGTGGTAATATCCATTGGCGATCTGCTCCATGGAACGGTCTGTCTTTTATGGGAATACCCGATATGGATTCCAGTTATCTCTCTGGATATAACCTTGATATTGAGTACAATACTTACACTATATATGTTGCTAACACTACCTATCATGGTAAAAAATATGGGTATGTACTTCTAAGCTCACTAGGGAATCTTGAACAAACGTCCTGGGATGATGAAAAACAGCAGTGGATGGTTACTTGGTCGGCTCTACAAACACCTTGTGATTACTATGGTGCTTGTGGGACATTTGGGATTTGTAATGGAAAAGCATCTCCTATTTGCAGCTGTATGAGTGGGTTTAAACCTAAAGAGGAAGAGGAGTGGAATCAAGGGAATTGGAGTGGTGGATGTGTGAGAAAAACGCCATTGAAGTGTCAGAACTCAAACCTTAGCGAAGAAGATGGTTTTCTTATGttggaaatggtcaaagtccCTTATTTTGCTCAGTGGTCTAATTCCTCTAGTTCAATAAAGGATTGCGAAAGCAAGTGCAGGCAGAATTGTTCGTGTACTGCTTATGCCTATGAAAATGGTCTTCGTTGTATGCTGTGGAATAACCACTTAATTGATATACAAAAGTTTGAGAGTGGTGGAACCAATCTTTACTTTCGATTGGCACATCAAGACGTATATGCAG ATGAAGTGCAAGACAAGAAAAGAATCATAATAACCATTGTGGTAATAGTGCTACCAATAACGCTTCTCATCTTCATCATTGCCATATACTTCTGGtggagaaggaaaagttgcagAAAAG ATGAGAGAAGCATGACATCTACCAAAGAAGAAAATGTTTTCAAGTTGATAATAAGGAATGACACGATTGGGGGTAAAATTAAATTGGAGGAGCTGCCTCTTTTTGATTTTGAGACGCTTGCCATTGCAACAAAAAATTTTGACTCGAGTTACAAGCTTGGCCAGGGCGGTTTTGGTCCCGTATATAAG GGACGATTGTTAGATGGACAGGAAATAGCAATAAAGAGACTTTCAAAAGCCTCTAAGCAAGGCTATGAAGAAtttacaaacgaagtgatagTAATTTCAAAACTACAACATAGAAATCTTGTGCGGCTTCTTGGATGTTGCATTGAAGGGGAAGAGAAGATGTTAATATATGAGTATATGCCCAACCTAAGTTTGGATGCATTCATCTTTG ACTCTGCGAAACAAAAACTATTAGATTGGAGAAAACGGTTTAACATCATTGATGGAATTGCCCGAGGTCTTCTTTACCTTCATAGAGATTCAAGATTGAGAATTATTCATAGAGATCTAAAGGCAAGTAATATTCTATTAGACGAAGATCTAAACCCTAAGATTTCAGACTTTGGTATGGCAAGAATATTTTGTGGTAACGAATTACAAGTCAATACTTCAAGGATTGTTGGAACCTA TGGATATATGTCACCTGAATATGCAATGCAAGGACAATTTTCAGAGAAATCAGATATCTTTAGTTTTGGAGTTTTGTTACTTGAGATTATAAGTGGCAAAAGAAATACAGGATTCTATTGCAACGAATATGCCTTGAGCTTATTGGAATTT GCATGGAAGTTATGGAGGGAAGACAATCTTATTTCTTTTATCGATCCAACATTAAATGAATTGTGTTGCGAATCAAAGATTGTGAGGTGCATTCAAGTAGGGTTGTTATGTGTTGAAGAATCTATAAATGATAGACCAAATGTCGGAACAATTATTTCGATGCTCAACAATGAAACTGAAGATATGCCTATTCCAAAACAACCTAGCTTCATTGGTAAACAACTTCAAAGTAACATAAAAGTGTCTCAATCATGCGGAAATAAATATTCTGTAAACAACCTTTCACTTTCCTCATTTGCAGCTCGATAG
- the LOC120069508 gene encoding G-type lectin S-receptor-like serine/threonine-protein kinase At1g11330 isoform X2, with amino-acid sequence MNLSPYPSFAPLLSSILVTTDSRQLTARNFIRDHETISSNDSSFKLGFFTPLNATARYVGIWLTKYSQQTIVWVANKDNPLNNTSGSFRISEDGNNLVVMDGNDVILWSSNVSYSSTTNRSARVLDSGNLVLEDDASGEIIWESFKHPSDKFLPSMKFITDTKTNEKDMLTSWNSPIDPSTGNFFGALEVGFIPEFVVWKRSGNIHWRSAPWNGLSFMGIPDMDSSYLSGYNLDIEYNTYTIYVANTTYHGKKYGYVLLSSLGNLEQTSWDDEKQQWMVTWSALQTPCDYYGACGTFGICNGKASPICSCMSGFKPKEEEEWNQGNWSGGCVRKTPLKCQNSNLSEEDGFLMLEMVKVPYFAQWSNSSSSIKDCESKCRQNCSCTAYAYENGLRCMLWNNHLIDIQKFESGGTNLYFRLAHQDVYADEVQDKKRIIITIVVIVLPITLLIFIIAIYFWWRRKSCRKDERSMTSTKEENVFKLIIRNDTIGGKIKLEELPLFDFETLAIATKNFDSSYKLGQGGFGPVYKGRLLDGQEIAIKRLSKASKQGYEEFTNEVIVISKLQHRNLVRLLGCCIEGEEKMLIYEYMPNLSLDAFIFDSAKQKLLDWRKRFNIIDGIARGLLYLHRDSRLRIIHRDLKASNILLDEDLNPKISDFGMARIFCGNELQVNTSRIVGTYGYMSPEYAMQGQFSEKSDIFSFGVLLLEIISGKRNTGFYCNEYALSLLEFAWKLWREDNLISFIDPTLNELCCESKIVRCIQVGLLCVEESINDRPNVGTIISMLNNETEDMPIPKQPSFIGKQLQSNIKVSQSCGNKYSVNNLSLSSFAAR; translated from the exons ATGAATTTATCTCCATATCCTTCTTTTGCCCCCCTTCTCAGTTCCATCCTGGTGACTACAG ATAGCAGGCAGCTGACAGCAAGGAATTTCATCAGAGACCATGAAACTATATCATCCAATGACAGTTCGTTCAAGTTGGGGTTCTTCACACCTCTTAATGCAACGGCCCGGTACGTTGGCATTTGGCTCACAAAATATTCTCAACAAACCATAGTATGGGTAGCCAACAAAGACAATCCTCTCAATAATACTTCAGGGAGTTTTAGAATCTCGGAGGATGGGAACAATCTTGTGGTCATGGATGGAAACGATGTCATCCTTTGGTCTTCAAACGTTTCTTATTCTTCTACGACAAACAGAAGCGCCCGAGTTTTAGATTCGGGGAACCTTGTTTTGGAAGATGATGCTTCTGGGGAGATTATATGGGAGAGTTTCAAACATCCTTCGGATAAATTCTTGCCTTCCATGAAATTTATAACAGACACAAAAACCAACGAGAAAGATATGCTTACCTCATGGAATAGCCCTATAGATCCATCCACTGGAAATTTTTTTGGAGCTCTTGAAGTTGGTTTTATTCCTGAATTTGTTGTTTGGAAGAGAAGTGGTAATATCCATTGGCGATCTGCTCCATGGAACGGTCTGTCTTTTATGGGAATACCCGATATGGATTCCAGTTATCTCTCTGGATATAACCTTGATATTGAGTACAATACTTACACTATATATGTTGCTAACACTACCTATCATGGTAAAAAATATGGGTATGTACTTCTAAGCTCACTAGGGAATCTTGAACAAACGTCCTGGGATGATGAAAAACAGCAGTGGATGGTTACTTGGTCGGCTCTACAAACACCTTGTGATTACTATGGTGCTTGTGGGACATTTGGGATTTGTAATGGAAAAGCATCTCCTATTTGCAGCTGTATGAGTGGGTTTAAACCTAAAGAGGAAGAGGAGTGGAATCAAGGGAATTGGAGTGGTGGATGTGTGAGAAAAACGCCATTGAAGTGTCAGAACTCAAACCTTAGCGAAGAAGATGGTTTTCTTATGttggaaatggtcaaagtccCTTATTTTGCTCAGTGGTCTAATTCCTCTAGTTCAATAAAGGATTGCGAAAGCAAGTGCAGGCAGAATTGTTCGTGTACTGCTTATGCCTATGAAAATGGTCTTCGTTGTATGCTGTGGAATAACCACTTAATTGATATACAAAAGTTTGAGAGTGGTGGAACCAATCTTTACTTTCGATTGGCACATCAAGACGTATATGCAG ATGAAGTGCAAGACAAGAAAAGAATCATAATAACCATTGTGGTAATAGTGCTACCAATAACGCTTCTCATCTTCATCATTGCCATATACTTCTGGtggagaaggaaaagttgcagAAAAG ATGAGAGAAGCATGACATCTACCAAAGAAGAAAATGTTTTCAAGTTGATAATAAGGAATGACACGATTGGGGGTAAAATTAAATTGGAGGAGCTGCCTCTTTTTGATTTTGAGACGCTTGCCATTGCAACAAAAAATTTTGACTCGAGTTACAAGCTTGGCCAGGGCGGTTTTGGTCCCGTATATAAG GGACGATTGTTAGATGGACAGGAAATAGCAATAAAGAGACTTTCAAAAGCCTCTAAGCAAGGCTATGAAGAAtttacaaacgaagtgatagTAATTTCAAAACTACAACATAGAAATCTTGTGCGGCTTCTTGGATGTTGCATTGAAGGGGAAGAGAAGATGTTAATATATGAGTATATGCCCAACCTAAGTTTGGATGCATTCATCTTTG ACTCTGCGAAACAAAAACTATTAGATTGGAGAAAACGGTTTAACATCATTGATGGAATTGCCCGAGGTCTTCTTTACCTTCATAGAGATTCAAGATTGAGAATTATTCATAGAGATCTAAAGGCAAGTAATATTCTATTAGACGAAGATCTAAACCCTAAGATTTCAGACTTTGGTATGGCAAGAATATTTTGTGGTAACGAATTACAAGTCAATACTTCAAGGATTGTTGGAACCTA TGGATATATGTCACCTGAATATGCAATGCAAGGACAATTTTCAGAGAAATCAGATATCTTTAGTTTTGGAGTTTTGTTACTTGAGATTATAAGTGGCAAAAGAAATACAGGATTCTATTGCAACGAATATGCCTTGAGCTTATTGGAATTT GCATGGAAGTTATGGAGGGAAGACAATCTTATTTCTTTTATCGATCCAACATTAAATGAATTGTGTTGCGAATCAAAGATTGTGAGGTGCATTCAAGTAGGGTTGTTATGTGTTGAAGAATCTATAAATGATAGACCAAATGTCGGAACAATTATTTCGATGCTCAACAATGAAACTGAAGATATGCCTATTCCAAAACAACCTAGCTTCATTGGTAAACAACTTCAAAGTAACATAAAAGTGTCTCAATCATGCGGAAATAAATATTCTGTAAACAACCTTTCACTTTCCTCATTTGCAGCTCGATAG